A genomic segment from Bosea sp. OAE506 encodes:
- a CDS encoding branched-chain amino acid ABC transporter permease, translating into MAVVQAILDGLMIGGVYAVISIGLTLVFGVMGIVNFAQAEFLMLGMFVAYYAWAWLGLDPLLAAPLAFAVVFVLGAAIQRVLIKRVLKAPEVAQIFLTVGLLIVLENAALLMFGSGFRSVSTPYQTSSLQLGPLFISVPYLAAFAMSVASGLALWLFLKSSWFGRAMRATAQDPMAARLMGIDADRMHMLAFALGVGLTAFGGAVILPYLTASPTVGTQFAVLMFTVVVLGGLGSVAGAVVGGLAVGIIQSLSALVFPIQLQNLVLFVVFIAVLAFRPKGLLGAAR; encoded by the coding sequence ATGGCGGTGGTTCAGGCCATCCTGGACGGCTTGATGATCGGCGGTGTCTACGCCGTCATCTCGATCGGCCTGACGCTGGTCTTCGGCGTGATGGGCATCGTGAACTTCGCGCAGGCGGAGTTCCTGATGCTCGGCATGTTCGTGGCGTACTATGCCTGGGCCTGGCTCGGGCTCGATCCGCTGCTGGCGGCACCGCTCGCCTTCGCCGTGGTGTTCGTGCTCGGCGCCGCGATCCAGCGCGTGCTGATCAAGCGCGTGCTTAAGGCACCCGAGGTGGCGCAGATCTTCCTCACCGTCGGCCTGCTGATCGTGCTGGAGAACGCCGCGCTCCTCATGTTCGGATCGGGCTTCCGCTCGGTCTCGACGCCCTACCAGACCTCGTCGCTGCAACTCGGGCCGCTTTTCATCTCGGTGCCCTATCTCGCCGCCTTCGCCATGTCGGTGGCCTCGGGGCTGGCGCTCTGGCTCTTCCTGAAGTCGAGCTGGTTTGGCCGCGCCATGCGCGCCACGGCGCAGGATCCGATGGCCGCGCGGCTGATGGGCATCGACGCCGACCGCATGCACATGCTCGCCTTCGCGCTTGGCGTCGGGCTCACCGCTTTCGGCGGGGCGGTGATCCTGCCCTATCTGACGGCCTCGCCCACGGTCGGCACGCAATTCGCCGTGCTGATGTTCACCGTGGTGGTGCTGGGCGGGCTGGGCTCGGTCGCGGGCGCGGTGGTCGGCGGTCTCGCCGTCGGCATCATCCAGTCGCTCTCGGCGCTGGTCTTCCCGATCCAGCTGCAGAACCTCGTCCTCTTCGTCGTCTTCATCGCGGTGCTGGCCTTCCGGCCGAAGGGCCTGCTGGGGGCGGCCCGATGA
- a CDS encoding branched-chain amino acid ABC transporter permease translates to MQFADTRASYWLMLGALVVVTLIFIAIKRSRLGYRLRAIKENADAAEVIGVDTTRTKIVAAVISGALTAALGTLYAQFQFFFDPDTVFGVASISVRMAMIAIVGGIGTAAGPILGAFFVIPLEEIANQVFSAQAAGLSQLVFGVLLILVILVEPRGFMAIGPRIRRLLRREER, encoded by the coding sequence ATGCAGTTTGCCGATACGCGCGCCTCCTACTGGCTGATGCTGGGGGCGCTCGTCGTGGTGACGCTGATCTTCATCGCGATCAAGCGCAGCCGCCTCGGCTATCGCCTGCGGGCGATCAAGGAGAATGCCGACGCGGCCGAGGTCATCGGCGTCGACACCACCCGCACCAAGATCGTCGCGGCGGTGATCTCGGGCGCGCTGACAGCGGCGCTCGGCACGCTCTACGCCCAGTTCCAGTTCTTTTTCGATCCCGACACCGTCTTCGGCGTCGCCTCGATCTCGGTGCGGATGGCGATGATCGCCATCGTCGGTGGCATCGGCACGGCGGCGGGCCCGATCCTCGGCGCCTTCTTCGTCATCCCGCTGGAGGAGATCGCCAATCAGGTCTTCTCCGCCCAGGCGGCCGGGCTGTCGCAACTGGTCTTTGGTGTGCTGCTGATCCTCGTCATCCTGGTCGAGCCGCGCGGCTTCATGGCGATCGGCCCGCGGATCCGGCGCCTGCTGCGCCGGGAGGAACGCTGA